One window of the Niallia circulans genome contains the following:
- a CDS encoding sugar ABC transporter permease translates to MSFQAKAVDTDTKTAKRAALLSIIPGLGQFYNKQWGKGAFFLIFSIAFIVVFKDLFNMGLWGIVTLGEQVPRDNSIFLLAEGIIAVIVIFFGLAFYYLNIKDAYAIGKRREEGFAIPSIKEQYQVLLAEGYPYIITSPAFLLLIFSVIFPILFCFALAFTNYDLYHSAPANLVDWVGLETFKKIFTVDIWRATFFDVLGWTLIWTLIASTLQVAIGIFLAVVVHQKELRFKKFFRTILVLPWAVPGFVTILVFAGMFNDSFGAINTSILAFLGIDSIPWLTSPNWTRLALLLIQGWLGFPYIFIVTTGVLQSISDDLYEAATIDGASPLQKFKNITLPLILYSMAPIIITQYTFNFNNFNIIYLFNAGGPAVPGSTAGGTDILVSWIYKLTMQNSQYALAAALTILLSIFVISIALWQFRRTNSFKEVK, encoded by the coding sequence ATGAGCTTCCAAGCAAAGGCAGTTGATACAGATACAAAGACAGCGAAAAGAGCTGCATTATTATCAATCATTCCAGGTTTAGGACAGTTCTATAATAAACAATGGGGAAAGGGAGCATTCTTCCTTATCTTTTCTATCGCATTTATTGTTGTTTTTAAGGATTTATTTAATATGGGACTATGGGGGATTGTTACGCTTGGGGAACAAGTGCCCCGAGATAATTCCATCTTCTTGCTTGCAGAGGGCATTATCGCTGTAATTGTTATTTTCTTCGGATTAGCTTTTTATTACTTAAATATAAAAGATGCCTATGCGATTGGAAAGAGAAGAGAAGAAGGATTTGCTATTCCCTCCATAAAAGAGCAGTATCAGGTTCTTTTAGCAGAAGGATATCCATATATCATTACAAGTCCAGCCTTCCTTTTACTTATTTTCTCTGTTATTTTTCCGATCCTATTTTGTTTTGCACTTGCCTTTACTAATTATGACCTGTATCATTCCGCTCCAGCTAATTTAGTGGATTGGGTAGGACTTGAGACATTTAAAAAGATATTTACCGTCGATATATGGAGAGCTACTTTTTTTGATGTATTAGGATGGACTTTAATTTGGACACTGATTGCCTCAACGCTTCAAGTGGCAATCGGGATTTTTTTAGCGGTGGTTGTTCATCAGAAGGAATTACGCTTTAAAAAATTCTTTCGTACTATTTTAGTGCTACCGTGGGCTGTACCTGGATTTGTAACAATTTTAGTATTTGCAGGTATGTTCAATGATAGCTTTGGTGCGATTAATACTTCCATCTTAGCCTTTTTGGGGATCGATAGTATTCCTTGGCTGACAAGTCCAAACTGGACACGATTAGCGTTATTGCTTATACAAGGATGGCTCGGTTTTCCATATATATTCATTGTCACCACGGGGGTACTTCAATCGATTTCCGATGATCTTTACGAAGCAGCAACGATTGACGGAGCATCCCCCCTTCAAAAGTTCAAAAATATTACGCTGCCACTTATTTTATACTCAATGGCACCTATTATTATTACGCAATATACGTTTAATTTTAATAACTTTAATATTATCTATCTTTTTAATGCGGGAGGACCAGCTGTGCCAGGATCAACAGCCGGTGGTACAGATATTTTAGTTTCTTGGATTTATAAATTAACGATGCAGAACAGTCAATATGCACTTGCTGCTGCATTGACGATTTTACTAAGTATTTTTGTTATTAGTATTGCTCTTTGGCAATTCAGAAGAACGAATTCGTTTAAGGAGGTAAAATAA